The following proteins are encoded in a genomic region of Coffea eugenioides isolate CCC68of chromosome 6, Ceug_1.0, whole genome shotgun sequence:
- the LOC113774171 gene encoding ATP-dependent DNA helicase PIF1-like has translation MEKVNANVPAAFFIDGPGGTGKSFLYKALLATVRSRGDIALAIATSGAAASLLPGGRTAHSRFKIPLQQEINSTCNISKQSAIGQLVQVARLIIWDEAAMAKKYAIESLDRLLRDLLNSDCIFGGKVLVFGGDFQQTLPVVRKGQREYYVSASLVNSYLWPHLQKIRLTENMRARSDPSFSDFLLKIGNGTEPTILDNKIKLQSSMLIPFIDDKTSLDLLINTVYPSLPDFLNNSSVVTNRAILSTTNDTVHDVNQILIERFPGQETKYISFDQTLDSTKQANHGDFLNSIQPPGLPPHELILKPMCPVILLRNLNPTQGLYNGTCLICLNFDKNVIHAEISVGIHAGKHVFIPRIPLHSSNDESYPIPFKRIQFPISLCFAMTINKSQGQTLDFVGIYLKEPVFSHGQLYVALSRAKTSTNVKILLRPVTVHSTETSYTRNIVYHEILAAAADI, from the coding sequence ATGGAAAAAGTCAATGCCAATGTTCCAGCTGCATTCTTCATTGATGGACCTGGTGGTACTGGAAAATCCTTTCTATATAAGGCTTTGCTTGCAACTGTTAGATCAAGAGGAGACATTGCCCTGGCAATAGCAACATCTGGAGCCGCAGCATCATTACTTCCTGGAGGCCGCACTGCCCACTCTCGCTTTAAGATACCTCTTCAGCAGGAAATTAATAGTACCTGCAACATTTCCAAACAAAGTGCCATCGGTCAGTTAGTTCAAGTTGCAAGACTAATCATCTGGGATGAAGCAGCAATGGCCAAAAAATACGCCATTGAATCTCTTGACAGATTATTGAGAGACTTGCTGAACTCTGACTGTATCTTTGGTGGAAAAGTTCTTGTTTTTGGTGGAGACTTCCAACAAACTTTGCCGGTGGTGAGAAAAGGTCAACGAGAATATTATGTCTCTGCATCGCTTGTCAATTCTTACCTATGGCCTCACCTGCAAAAGATCCGACTCACTGAAAATATGAGAGCACGGTCAGATCCTTCATTTTCTGACTTTTTACTGAAAATAGGAAATGGAACAGAGCCAACAATTTTAGATAACAAAATCAAGCTTCAATCTTCAATGCTCATACCTTTTATCGATGATAAAACCTCATTAGACCTTCTGATAAATACTGTATATCCATCCTTGCCTGACTTTTTAAACAACAGTTCTGTAGTTACTAACAGAGCCATTTTGAGTACAACAAATGATACTGTTCATGACGTCAATCAAATTTTGATTGAAAGATTTCCAGggcaagaaacaaaatatatCAGCTTTGATCAAACACTTGATTCAACAAAACAAGCTAATCATGGAGATTTTCTAAATTCCATTCAACCTCCTGGATTGCCCCCACATGAACTAATTTTAAAACCAATGTGCCCAGTTATACTTCTTAGAAATCTTAACCCTACACAAGGTTTATACAATGGAACATGTCtcatttgtttaaattttgataAGAATGTCATACATGCTGAGATTTCGGTTGGTATTCATGCTGGTAAACATGTTTTCATTCCTCGCATTCCATTGCATAGTTCAAATGATGAATCTTACCCAATACCCTTCAAGCGAATTCAATTTCCAATTTCATTATGCTTTGCTATGACAATCAATAAATCACAGGGACAAACACTTGATTTTGTTGGAATATACTTAAAGGAACCTGTCTTTTCACATGGACAATTATATGTTGCATTGTCAAGAGCAAAAACCTCAACAAATGTGAAGATCTTGCTAAGACCTGTTACTGTCCATTCTACAGAAACCAGTTATACTCGAAATATTGTTTATCATGAAATCCTAGCTGCTGCAGCTGATATTTGA
- the LOC113774172 gene encoding uncharacterized protein LOC113774172 translates to MYSPEEYDRIVSAELPDKIKSPYLFSLVIKCMLHGPCGSLNLKSPCMRQNHKCKNNYPKDFSEFTKHGKNSYPLYRSRDDGNSVMIRDHKLDNRWVIPYNAYLLAKYDCHINVEICSAIEAVKYIYKYIYKGHDRVIYQLNAEEAEKIVDELKNFQSGRWICAPKAMWRIFAFDLSVINPAVIVLHLHLQDYQSMPFHEDRPLQDIIQDERLQRTMLTEFFVLNRTNKQTQDLNLLYKEFPQYFVWDEDDRIWYPRKRGQVIGRITTAHPIEGERYYLRMLLMHVRRPKSFTDLKTVNGFIACSFKKVTEIRGLFQIDNGAEQCLSEAALYKMPSSLRQLFATILIYSLPSSPKELWDKFYHSLSEDIANQSFLLEEQTRAKVLHLIDEHLQIMGKSIADFGFSQSIPTMPFVAITNKAVKLHE, encoded by the coding sequence ATGTACTCTCCAGAAGAATATGACAGAATTGTCTCTGCAGAGTTGCCAGATAAAATCAAATCTCCATATCTGTTCTCTCTTGTTATAAAATGCATGCTTCATGGTCCATGTGGATCTCTGAATCTAAAGAGCCCTTGTATGCGACAAAATCACAAATGCAAAAACAACTATCCGAAAGATTTTTCTGAGTTCACAAAGCATGGAAAGAACTCATATCCATTGTATAGGAGCCGTGATGATGGAAACAGTGTCATGATTAGAGATCACAAGTTGGACAATCGTTGGGTTATTCCTTATAATGCATATCTTCTAGCAAAATATGATTGTCACATCAACGTTGAAATTTGTTCTGCTATCGAAGCTGTaaaatacatatataaatatatatacaaggGTCATGACCGAGTTATATACCAGCTGAATGCAGAAGAGGCAGAAAAAATTGTTGATGAACTAAAAAATTTCCAGTCTGGTCGATGGATCTGTGCCCCAAAAGCTATGTGGAGAATCTTTGCTTTTGATCTCAGTGTCATTAATCCAGCTGTTATTGTTCTACATTTACACCTACAAGATTATCAGTCAATGCCCTTCCATGAAGATAGACCACTGCAGGATATCATTCAAGATGAAAGACTTCAACGAACAATGCTTACAGAATTCTTTGTTCTCAATCGAACAAATAAGCAAACTCAAGATCTCAATTTATTATATAAGGAATTTCCCCAATACTTTGTTTGGGATGAAGATGATAGAATCTGGTATCCTCGAAAACGTGGACAGGTCATCGGCCGTATCACCACAGCACATCCAATAGAAGGTGAAAGATACTATCTTAGAATGCTGCTAATGCATGTTCGAAGGCCAAAATCTTTTACTGATTTAAAGACAGTAAATGGATTCATTGCTTGTTCATTTAAAAAAGTTACAGAAATTCGGGGATTGTTCCAGATTGATAATGGAGCAGAGCAATGTCTATCAGAGGCTGCACTGTACAAAATGCCATCATCTCTGAGACAACTATTTGCTACCATTTTGATATATTCTCTGCCAAGCAGTCCAAAAGAACTTTGGGACAAATTTTATCACTCATTATCAGAAGACATAGCAAATCAGTCCTTCCTATTAGAGGAACAAACAAGAGCAAAAGTCCTTCATCTTATTGATGAACATTTACAAATAATGGGAAAGAGTATAGCAGATTTTGGCTTCTCACAATCAATTCCAACAATGCCTTTCGTTGCTATCACAAATAAAGCTGTTAAACTTCACGAGTAA